The stretch of DNA TTGAACATATATCGAAATTGTAGTCTGTGACCTCACCTTGAATTACTTCCTCGCACTTCACCTAACATTCTGTCAGGTGCTCGTGCACTATTTACATCAGTGCATGAACCATCGGAATAAGCAACGTAATATGTGCAGTAATCTGCTAGTGAAGACTGACCACCTGCAAACATCAAATCCCGAATATATATTATATGCAATGGAAAAAAGTGCAGCATACTAAATACAGACTTTAATCAAATTAAAAATAGGATAAGAAAGCATGACAGCTCAAGACATCACGACAGGAGACAACTTCCTAGATTAGACAATAGTGTGTTTGTATTAAAAAGGTACCTTTTGTTATTTAAAAAACATAGAATGCTGAATCATGGCCTTGATCTCCACAACTCAACCAAATTTTGTACACATTTAGCACAGACAAAAATAAAAAGGGCGCTTATTTGAGACTGGAAGAGTAGGGACGAGTGTAAGAACTAGTAGGGAGTAGTACTAGGGAGTTaaacaaaagggaaaaaaacaaaCAGGAAGCTTAAATTACTTTCAAGTTTCCACATCACTTAACATCCTTTTTAATGAAGGTAATCCATGCTACATTTGGGCAATACCTTTATTGGCTTGGGGAAAATATTGAGCCCATTTGGGCAAGTCCCCACTATAGCTTACTATAGGGCAGTATCCCTCTGCTTCTCTATTATATGTGCATCCTGATAGTTGAGTTGTGTTGCAGCGGTATGCCCCTTTCCACGAATTGCAAGGAGATATAGCAAACTCAGTTCCCTGATTCCGACCCCAATCTAAATGCTCAGCCATGCTGTAATTAGCTTGATACCATCCACTGTCCTCCAATAATGCTAAAGTCATTCTTGAAACCACCGATCTTGTATCCACTGACCCAGTCATGATCTCATTCATTAAGAGTCTTTTCTCCCAATGTGAACCTAATAGTATGCCAAATGTCAAAAAGCAAATTGAAGGTGTTTGGAAACTTGAGTAACACAAATATATATCAGTGAATCCAAGAATCAAACTATAAAGGACTCGTGCTAGATATCTACCTGAGGTACCCCTGCCTCCCCCATCTTCCAATTCCAATCCGGTGAAGTTTTGGGAAAATGCCTAACATAAGAAAGAAAGGTCAGTTTATATAAAGTATTTTTTCCATATGTAAAGAGCATGGCAAAGGGAAACAAACGCAGCCACATATGATTCGAAAGATTTAACAGTCTTTCACATCTTTAGTTACAACTTACTCCATAGTGATGTCTGGAGTGCATTACTACTCGAGGTAGGACAACACGAGTAACCATTCTTCCAAGCTTTTCGTCCAAAGTCTGAACAGTAACCTGAAGGAAGGAGTAGAAAAACATTGAAAGAGGGGAATAATCTAACAAGATAAAGAAAGTATTTCAGCACAGTTTTCACTTTTCAGGCTATGCTCATCAATACAGTGAACAGGACATTTTTCGAGTAGAGCAATACTGGAAAACAAGGTCTGGTGCCACACGCACTAGTTCCCAAAGCTCCACATGATTTAAACCATTCTTCATAAATGCTGGCCCGATACACTATGTGTGCCATGTTGCATGGAGTTTTATTCTTTTCCTCCAATAAAGATTCACGAAGTTATCCAGAAACATTTGCAGGCTGGCATTTTACCATAAATTCCATGGTGAACTGGTTGCCCAACAGATAGAAACTTACATGCCTTTCCCAGCTTGCTTACAGTTATCGCATAAGCCAAGTCACAACGATTATTGTAGTATAAACACTCAATAACATCATCTTTCTATATGACAACCAAAAGGTTTTAACTTCCAATCCTGCAACTTATAAGCACTTTCATGCTTGAAGCATTTAAACTTTCTCAAGCCCTCATATTAGGCACATAGGGTATAACTGCCGAATAGCCTATTCAACCAATGGGCTAAGCTGACATCGTCCATAGAATTTTTAGCACTCTAGTCACAAGGAGTTCTGAGCATTAAGGTTTCTACTCTCTATTAAGCAAAAGAAAATATATCGCGAGAATAAAGAGAGCAAAGACATTGCTGAGTACCTGACCACGTCTCCTCTTCCTTTCATCACGAAAATGTGTGAAGGCATGAGGATCAAAGCCTAGAACATGCATGACCTCATGTATTAGAGTAGCTGAAAGTAATGTTTCCGCTTCAGCTGTCAAATGACGAGGGGCCACATTAACATGTCCTAAAAGCAAATGGAATTTACACATTGGGTCAGAACAACATTGTAAGATCCCCCGCATTTGAATGTTTGTATGCAAGTGTGTGCTGGTTGACAAACCTGCAATGGCCCGACCCCACTGGTCACGTTCGCAGGCCACAGCCCATGCAAGGGTGTTACCTGTCGTCGGTCTAGTTGTTACTAAGAGGACTAAATCAGCATTAGCAACACCATCTGTGATTCAAGAGAGATTCATAAGACAATATAGCATCAGGCAATCAGAAGGCAAGACTGAGAAAACGACTCATCGTAACAATGAATCACCTTCAACATACGCATGGGGGAGCTGTACACCTCCATCCTGACCACAAGCTGAGTACCCACTGAGCCGCAGGTTCCCCTTGACAGGTTCAACAGCTAGAGCTTTTCTAAACCACTCTACTGTTTGTCCCAGTGCCTGTCAAATGGCTCAAGTAACATACAAAACCGAAATCAACAACAAATGGGGATAGCAAAATTACATCTTCTATAACAGTCATCAAGTCAGTTTGGATCGTTTTTAACTGAAACTACAGAGAGGGACAAGAAAAGGCACAAGAACTGCACCTTCCGGAGCCGTTGCTTCTTGTCCTCCCCAGCGATGTCCTCAAGGGTGCAATTGTACCAGCAGTCTCCCACCAGTGGTGGATCACCATGAGGATCACATATAGGTGTTCCTGGTGCTGACGGTACAGGAGGCTCGCCAAGCTACCAAATAGAAACATCAGAATTAAAGCTACGGTTTATAGACAGGTGCTGATGCCATGAAAAGCTAATGCGACAAACAGACCTTCACGATATCACCAACTCTTTTACAATCCCGGTCAGGGGAGTGCCCGACAGCATCATAATTGAGGTATATGCGTATTGGTTTCCTGACATTCCTCTGTGGAGCACGCGACGACGACAAACTCAACAAGTGTCGTCCTCTTACGTGCTCTGCTTTTTCCTGAGACTCATGGTACACTTGTGGCATGACAGAGTACTCCTTCCGCCCAGCTCGTCGCCGCTGATGTAGTATCTCGTCATGGATGCAAGAGTGGCTAAGGTAAACATCCTTTTCTCCAGCTTCCACGTCTTGTGGAAACAATGCTTTGCTTTCGCCAGAATCCGCACCAGCTCCTTGAGTACAGACTAGAATCAGCACAATctgcagcaaaagaaaaagaacgcAAGGAAATCGTCAAGATCAATGGAAAAGCGCAGCTCCTTTCAGAGGCAACCCATAGGAACCCATAAATATTCGCAATTTGAGAAGGGAAACATCAAGAAATCCACCAAAAATGATCAGACTCTGTTGTAACTATACTTGGTTGTGGCCCAAACATCCAGAAATAACTCCGAAAGAAACACTTCTTGCCCCCCAACAGTGCGGCGGAGCGAAACAGTAAAACCCTACGTCGCAGCAAGCCGAATCTCCCAAATCAGCCTCAGAGCAGGAGACGCGCATCAGCCCATACCAAATCCGCCTAGAGCTGGCTCAAAGACCCCCGCGATTTCCCGACCATTCCGCCCCAAATCCACCAGCGCCAAGCACCCCGCTCCCGTCGCCCGCCCGCACCGGATCGAGGCAGCAGCTCACCTCGACGCTGACGAGCCAAAGCACcctcccgcgcccgccgcggggCGGTGCCCCGGCCTCCACCATgtgcgcagccgccgcccgcagcgCCCCGCCGCTCCCATTCACGGCCCCGCCcgcgacgccgcggccgcgagcCTCCGCCTCATCGTCCCGCGCAAAAATCCCAACCCCTCCCCGCCTTCAcgcccgcgcctcgccgcgccgccccgcctggAGCTGTGGGCCCACGGCTCCTCCTCGAGGCCCCCACCGCGGGACCCGCGCCCCGAGCGCGAGCGCAACCCCCGCCGCGGCTcgcccggcggccggccgctgcAGCGAATCGAGGCCGCACGGAACGCTTAGGGTTTGGTGGCGCTGGCGCCCCCCGGGAGCTGCCCGCCCGACGCGCAAGAGGGAGCGGGGGCAGGAGGCGACGCGGGGGAGAGGTGAGGTGTGCGGAAGTGGTGGTGGATTTAGTCGTGAAGGCCGCTACTAGCAGCCGTGGGGGCagtgaggaggtggaggagaaaGGCAGCCAGAGCCAGCGCCCAGGAGCCAGCCAGCACAGCCGCGAGATATTATTAAACCGGTAAAACTAATTACTGCAATTAATTATCCCTTCTCCTCTCGCTGCCCGGTAGGGCTTCTTCACGGCCGCGGCGTTTAGCACACGGGGAGCGGAGTTACGAGAGAGGGCTCGAGGTCGGAGACTATTTACGGCCGCGTGCCACCGGGTCCGGCCGGTCCGGccgttcggttcggttcggtagCCCGTAGCCGGGCACGGGTCTTCGGGCGGGGATTCTGACGGGACGGACGGAGGCCGCCTCGGTTCTTCGTACCGTTGCGGCGAGTCGGCAACGGTGGCACCAGCAGCCTTCCACCCCGTTTGAAAGAAGTCTTTGGTTGCCATTTTGTCGGTGTCTTGATCCGGCagtccggacccaactagtaatgctgcATGTTTTCTCATCTCAGATGCTGATGTAAGAGGCAACACAATAACGTACGGGTATATCCtgattccggccgcggggccgtacgtccagcaaggggttgtgcgagggcactatattatcttgcaccggatgtgcctatagtagggggtacaggcgaggcgagagagggagggaagctcccaagtctctgctagagaaggagttgattgaggcgtgtGTCAATATCGGAGGTTTAGTGGTGCTGAGTGTCGCGTACTATCGTATGGTTCTGACCGCAaaccccttaaaggaagcctgtctcctccttttatagacacaaggagggacggtgtataTGCGTAGGGGATCGTGGAATCGTCgtctttcccccgaatcgcgggggtgcagtggtcgagcactatgggaagtacactgtggggcatggcgtcgggcgtggcagtcatcctgggcatcgtcctcggtcttgcggagatcgcgccggcgtcctgacaGCCCCAGCAGACGGcatggtcgtcgctgtagggtgtaccgtTTTCTAGATGTGACGTGGCGGCGTTctgtgggccctgcaggccagggtcttctatatatatgtgcgccagcagtagtggggcacgtggcggccccggccCCCCATGGGTGGAGTGCTAGCGCATGCGCTAAGGGGGTccgggagtcacgtggaggtcccggacccctcgggggaggtccgggcctccggctgctagtgctgagcatccctcttgggggacacgtggcgacgccggaccccttcccgagcaggggacgggtccggggccgttggtgtggtgaggtggaggagtggttgtcatttaatgcctccgtacgacgggtggGTGaacggaagggccgtttgtccctttcATCGAGGGGTGGCCTAGAGTGAGACGAAGATGattcgccccgctcgagggtaggttcgctattCTTGAGCGAGGCGGGAACGATTTGCCTCCctgagggtaggctcgctaccctcgagcgagacggagatcaccccgcgggtccgaggggctgcgaatgggccgcgtgctgggcttctttgagtcctttcctttcttacAGATTGGAAGGAGATCGTAGGCCTTCGTAGGctcagttgcctaatatgtgtttgtatttttagaatgattttagtaccccgattatggtgcccctaatcgtggtccccgacagtagcccccgaggctttggtcgagtcaggggattcggccaaagggtatttcggcaaTTTTATCACTTGACGTGATCGATCGGTGCAGCGCTCCCGCCAGGCGCACCCGGGTGctggcccggcggatgtgacaactcgtcggtcagggtagtgcgcctgcggagagagtactccgaggcgcgcgtccctttttgttttgttccggGGACGAGACGCGTCAGCGTGCTGAGCGGGCTAGGGCCACGATGGCACCTGCCGCTCTGCAGCCGGTGCTTTTGCCGCGCTGTCCCGCGCTTAGGGTCTCGACCCCGCTTTCCCTGGTCGCCTTgcgacgcgccgttcgagggcagtcggctaGCGTCGATGCTGCGCCGCTCAGCGTCCAAGGGCTCAACTTTGCTTTGTCCCGTCATGTCTCTGCACAGTAACCGAGGGTATCATTCGCTCGTGGGGGGCCacggggatgtcaaactaataatgtgggctcatgtgagacatgagactgaattgacccaacacgagatgatgacttctcattacacaatatgtatgttgtgtcctaagacctgagatcgtcataTGTAtttaagatgtgaaccgacttacttaggagccatcaaacgctacaccgtaactgggtagttataaaggtgatTTTCGAGTCTGTCAAGAAGTATGATGTGAGACATaatcggtcaagatgggatttgcccctctctgaaagagagagatatctctgggcccctcgagtgattcagatcaagaagtgcatggccatgcgaaggttaagagttaaccaagaatCTGAATCACGACATCGAGAAAGAGAGGTTAGctttaagctagaccaaatatcgtgaggcaaagggaacatcatgtatatgatattgtggcagCTCGCCAGATATGATccttgtgtgcgtataggagttgacatgtcttgctagaggccactatctattattgggccgagtaagagtactcgggccatgtctattcgcatgtgagcccatagagtCACACACTTAAGAGAAAGAAgcatgataaggatgagatccaaattagactggacttaggtgcactaatgggcattttaggcccaaaagagggcgcccaaggtggggcccaaagcagcccacctaaggggctatataaacagaggaggagggcgcctaAAACCCTAATCCTCGCTACTATTCACGCGCATGAACAGTATCGTGATCCacctaggcggggctcggaccccttcgatagggtccgagggctcgatgctctccctcgatgggatccccctgttaggcaccctcgactggccttgaacattgcgtaggacgtctcgaactctgcgttcgagggtagcttgtacgacacatccatgcagtccctgactctggtgatctggggcgcctgtcgaaccctcgacgggccaggcttcgaacccctgatcagtgaGGCCTCGGAATAACGTTCCctcgagggtgaagagcccTCGAAAGGAATATTCCATCACGGTTCGACAGCGGCACGGAGTCGCTGGTCGTGTGCGCGGGTCTTCCActggtcgtgggcgacgtggcccggttCGTGTGGTGCAGcacgggcgcgccttttcaggcggctacctcgggcagacgaagcggcggctgacggatggaacagtTCAACAGTCACACCGCGCCCATCGGTTCCTGCGCCGTAGTTATTGccgagtgcgcgcgtgggagactccgtggTCATGGGGCCCAGCCGTTAGCGacggcaaaatctaccgcattgaatgcggcggATTCGGGCCATGGCGGCGTATCCGCGCGTCGTGGTGAAATAAAATTGAGAAAGGGGGGGAtcgtttgggctcacctggccatttgccttcatctcccttgtcttctccacctcccctgcatcctgagcccacagCCGAGAGTGAGAGGAGGAAGACGGAGAGAGCGAGAGCACACCTTAGGCGCCGCAGAGCTTGCCTTCCCACATCCCCCCGTAATTCGAAGCAATGTCGGACGTCCGGGAGCCGTTAacgtgggggaagtccaccgccacagaagcggttctggagcagctgggcgccgaccggctgctaccgatgaacatcagctcggagcggccggcgtggattttccccgcggccggaggagaccgagaCGAATCCCTCCGAGGGCTACGTCATGAGCCTTGTGCgtctccacgagcggggattcggcatCTCTGTCAGTAGATTCATGCGGGCGTtatgcgagtactacggagcggagctgcacaacttcggccccaactccatctcgcaggcggcggtcttcgtcgctgtcTGCGAGGGATACCTGGGCATTGAAGCCCAttgggatctgtggatccactTCTTccacggcgagctcttcgtAAAGAACGTGCGGGGCCAGCTGAAGAGGTtcgtgcgcgccggcggcctgatgCTCCATTTGCGCCCAAGCCGGAAGAACCTGTACATCTCCAACAAGATGatgacgaacaacgccgggtggattcgagggtggttctacctgcgtAACTTCGGCAAcaggctcccggcgttcaccaataaGGTGCTTCGGGAGAGACcagcgaagtgggactgggagGTATCGCCCCCAGCGCACCAAGCCAGGCTCGGAGTGCTCACCGAGGCGCTGGTGCACCTGGCGAGGAAAGGGTTGACGGCGgctgccgtcatcgcgaactttcaccggcagagggtgattcctctcatgGAGAGGAGCCTGCCGATCTTCGGCCTCACCCCGGGGTCCCGGCCtcaggctcgaggacgtcgatggTGCTACTCCCCCGAGGCATCGCTGCCCAGAGTGCGaggaacgcggtggcggagttccccgacgACGTAaacgatctctgggagatcaagatgcgccccgagccggggtacctTTCTGTGGTGAGTCTCGATTTTGATCCGTTGTCGATTTGTGCCATCTCTTTCCCCGCTCCCTGACTCTGATTTGATTGTGTTTTGCAGGGGGTGAGCCGCAAGTGCCACCCCTCGTGGCCTCCGATCCCGGAGGAACGCGAtgtcaaccgcctgcacgcagaggtGGTGAAGAAGCGGAAAGAAGCAGCGGAGGCAGCTGCcgacaggaagaggaagaggaaagggaagcatgacaaggcgtgcaaaatcgcacgcgcggaggggaagccgcggcccgCTACTCCCGAGTCcacggatgaggaggaggacaccTCGAATGCCGAGGTCAACCTTTCGGGTGATGACGTGGCGGCAACAGGCGCGGATTCTCCGCCGATCTATCAAGAGGCTGGCGACGAGGACGCGCCAGTGACGCTGCATGAGGCGAGGCCCGCACCGGGGTTGTTGGAGGACCCGCCCCTCGCGGGGGCGGAACGGAGGTCGCCCATGCCAGCGGCGGGGCaaaggtcgcccacgccggcggtGGGCGGAACATCGCCTACGCCCGTGacagagcggaggtcgccccTGCCGGCGACGGGTGAGGGGATCCCCGCGCCCGCGATGTCGACGGGCGGCGACgggtccgcggcgagcgcggggaCGCCCACGCAGACGGCCTCGAGGCTTCAGGCCGACCCGAGGACGACACCCTCGGATCAGTCGTTGAGGGGCGTcagtgtgccgcgggcccgaaggagcGGCACGGGCAAACGCAGCATGAGCGCCCGGTCCGGGTAAGTGGTTTTGGTTTTATTCTTTGCGTTCATTTAATCGATCCCCCAATCCTGCTAATCCTCAGCCTTTCTTCGCCGATTTCCAGCTCCGGGGCTGTTGCCAAGGATGCAGCACCGCTCGCGCCAGCCAAAGCCCTCAAGACCTGggcgcgcgccacgccgcacacggtgccgcagcccccgcccgtCGTAGATattgtggcggaggccgcgaagctgcgggaggcGATGACTCAAGGGGCCCGAGCGGCCCAACAGTCTCGAGCGCCGGGGAATGGGGGCGATGCCGGCCAGAGTGGCGTTGaagcagccgctcaggctgacgTCATGGGGGAGgctggccggggcggcgcagatgacgccaccCGGCCGGACGTCGAAGTCGAGGCTGGTCGGGGCGACGcggatagcgccgcccggccggtcgcagaaggaggagctggtggggacgcgcaggagcgccccgccagccaaacggagatggagaccctcgtccccgAGCCCCCAAGGGCTGGGGTCAAGGGCgtcatggaggaggaggagtcggcgctgAGGGCGCCGGTGGCGGAGGAAACCCGCGTCTCAGTGCCTGCAGACGCTCGGGACGAGAGTGTCGTTGCGGCAACGACGGTGCAGGCAGCGCCGGAAAGCGTGGTGCCtgtggtgcagctgccggatAGCAGCGCGGAGTTCGGGGACTcgagggacatcgaccccgctgttGCGGCAAGCGCCGCTAACCGGATCGCCGAGTTTACGTCGGCCTGCGAGGAGGTGCTCaacgcggggacgtccgaggggccccatCACGGGGCAATCATCCAGTCCGGGGCCCCCCTGGAGTTTCTCTGCGACGaataggaggaggaggccgtctggCAATCGCAGATCGAGGCCGGCGCTCAGATTCTGAACCACCTCGATCGCGCCCTGGAGCTCCATAGGACGACGGATTACCAGATCAGTCAGGTAAGCGGCTCCCTCCCGGGAATCATTCGTGTTTGGCCTTGATTTCGTGTGTTTTACCCACGCCTttccacttgcagcggctgagggacatctcgcgcaaaaagagcgccgagatgacccggctgtactcctAGGTGCGCTGGCTTGGGTAGCACAATGCTGGCTTggtgctccagaatatcgacgccaacaccaagatgacggatctgggggcgcgtcagcaggcgctagaggaggagctggcgcggaccACCGGCGAGCgtgacgtccagagggccgcagcggagcagaaggctcaggaagccgaggcgcaaACCGCCAAGCTGCAGCGCACtaggacggcgctcgagcagaaggaagccgagctccagcgcaaggaggccgagctccaaggcaaggaggccgagctccagcgcgagaaggcgaccgtcgccacgctcaccgggacccttaaggagaagggcaaagccctcgagggaaaggaggtggccatccgTAATGcagaggccgccctcaaggagaaggagaactccttgtcttcactcgaggaggccgcccgagtccagcaGGAGGAGGCGTAGAAGAATATCGTGGGTGTGTGCTCGAAATTTCGCTGTTGTTGGATTCTAATTTTTCACAGCTTATCTTGATTCCTTTGATtagagctgaggcagagagtGGCAGACGAGACTGCCGCGAAGGAGGCAgtcaacaccgcgctcatggcggcgcaggcggagtaCGCTAACCTGGAGCGGACCGCTGTGAgagtgtgccaggagctcgagggggagggcgccatgtctggtagctcggtgatcagccgcctgcgagcgctaggtggccggatcgccgagcacgccaagagcaccttccgcctcgatgtcctgcgagccctcgccgtggcctcgacgcactataTCATGGACCTCcaaagggtgtcgtcggggtacatCGTTCCCAACGACGCCGATGCAGATGCGGCATCCGCTATTATTgacgacgccgacgcagccgccgaggagttcgccacagtCCTGGCCGGGAAGCttgaagctgacatccccccgatAGCCGAATTCGATGCTGCTGCAGACCTGCAaaggggggatgataacctgtagggagactgggcctcggagcccatgtaatgaaTTAGTACTTGTCGTAATTGTACTTGTGAATTAAGAAATTTTTTATCGTAAAAttgacagtgtggcccatcgaggccttgtgctttcgagccctcgttttctctactctatttccgtgttctcgcatgcgactttggtaaacttctgcgaggaatttcgcattcataagcgacttaggcatgaggtggtgagggggtgccatatcccggaggcgtaggcggccccacgacttgGCCGGCctcgtaccgtagttgcttatgcctcgcgtccgtttttcccAATTATGCGAGAAGCTTAGATACGAAAAATTTTCGAAAAAATGTTGGCGATTTTTTGGGAACGTTCggggtcccccccccccccccgtagtagcccccgagggaggcttagctttgccgagggtaaagccaggcgtacctcagtgttcgtgtgcatccgagcccccgagggtccggaaggttcccaaaaaataaacaagtaaagcatactcctttattgtttcgAGAAATcataaatgcgagtacaaacgatgtacgaatagcttggaactctaaggatagaagcgacgtagctgctgtatgttccaagcattggtgaagacttcgctgTTCTCGTTTGCCGGCTTGCCTTAGACGGTGTAGCCCCCAAGGGTGGCCCTCGAGGGTATACGCGACGGAGAGGGAGACCTGTAAACAGTCGGTGGCTCATAGAGCCCACGCAGTCGGATTAGCAATTTACCTTGAACATGTTTCTATGCGAGAAGACAGATTAATGTAAACCGACAGTGTTGGCcgctcgaggccttgtgcgttcgtgCGCGCCATTTTTGTTACTAAGTTTTCGTGCTTTCGTATGTGACTTAGATAAatttctgcgaggaatttcgcatTCATAAGCAAattaggcgtagggtggtgagtggAGATGCCGTATtacggaggcgtaggcggtcccgcggctcagccggccccgtaccgtagtcgCTTACGCCTCGCATCCATTTTTCTAAGTATACGAGAATCTTAGATACGAAATTTTTTCGAAAAACGGTGGCGATGCTTTGGGgatgttcgggggttccccccgtagtagcccccgagggaggcttggcttggCTTTGTCTAGGGTAAAGCCGagtgtacctcagtgttcgtgcgcatccgagctcCCGAGGGTTCGGAAGGTTCCcagaaaataaataagtaaattgTACTCCTTTATTATTCATGGAAATACGAGTACAAACAGTGTACAAAAGGGtttggaatttcaaggatagaagcgacgtagcttaGCCTGAATGTTCCAAACGTTAGCTTTGGGCGTGGTTCGTCGGAGTAGCTGCTCTTGGCGTAGTGGAGTTCCTCGGTGGCTCAACTGGTCGGTTCGTCGGTGAGTCCGCCGTGACGTTTGCCGCGTCATTGCCCcgctccgccagctcgaccatgGAGAACTTTCGGACGAGATCGTAGTCCTCCTcgctggagtcgtcggagcaggcgAAGCAGTAGTCTGCCACACCTGGAATGCCAGGAGTGCTTCGCGATCGCGAACTCCGGAGAAGTCCGGGGCGACGCGTTCGCGCACGAAGACGTACCCCTCATCCGAGGAGTCGGGGTACGAGCTGTCAAGTGGCGGTGCCGCGAGGTCGTGGATTGAGATGAGACGataacccggcagatcctcgtgCGCACTCACGGTGGTGCTAACGGATGAAGTGTGGGTCGCAGCGGGGGTGTGCG from Panicum virgatum strain AP13 chromosome 9K, P.virgatum_v5, whole genome shotgun sequence encodes:
- the LOC120649868 gene encoding uncharacterized protein LOC120649868 isoform X1, with translation MVEAGAPPRGGRGRVLWLVSVEIVLILVCTQGAGADSGESKALFPQDVEAGEKDVYLSHSCIHDEILHQRRRAGRKEYSVMPQVYHESQEKAEHVRGRHLLSLSSSRAPQRNVRKPIRIYLNYDAVGHSPDRDCKRVGDIVKLGEPPVPSAPGTPICDPHGDPPLVGDCWYNCTLEDIAGEDKKQRLRKALGQTVEWFRKALAVEPVKGNLRLSGYSACGQDGGVQLPHAYVEDGVANADLVLLVTTRPTTGNTLAWAVACERDQWGRAIAGHVNVAPRHLTAEAETLLSATLIHEVMHVLGFDPHAFTHFRDERKRRRGQVTVQTLDEKLGRMVTRVVLPRVVMHSRHHYGAFSQNFTGLELEDGGGRGTSGSHWEKRLLMNEIMTGSVDTRSVVSRMTLALLEDSGWYQANYSMAEHLDWGRNQGTEFAISPCNSWKGAYRCNTTQLSGCTYNREAEGYCPIVSYSGDLPKWAQYFPQANKGGQSSLADYCTYYVAYSDGSCTDVNSARAPDRMLGEVRGSNSRCMASTLVRTGFVRGSMTQGNGCYQHRCTNNSLEVAVDGIWKSCPQSGGPVQFPGFNGELICPAYHELCNTVPVPVTGQCPKSCSFNGDCIDGTCHCFPGFHGRDCSRSIPKWHLYVISELGLQGIFLDASNTTNNSLGSCPDKCSGHGICKANGICECQSGWTGIDCSTAVCDEQCSLHGGVCDNGKCEFRCSDYAGYTCQKGSTILPSLSMCHDVLVRDSDGQHCAPSELSILQQLEAVVLVPNYNRLMPSGRTFLNFFNNANCAAAAKRLACWISIQRCDEDGDNRLRVCYSACELYNTACGAGLDCSDQTLFSKREEEEKGVPCTGYGEKKSFWL
- the LOC120649868 gene encoding uncharacterized protein LOC120649868 isoform X2 — its product is MVEAGAPPRGGRGRVLWLVSVEIVLILVCTQGAGADSGESKALFPQDVEAGEKDVYLSHSCIHDEILHQRRRAGRKEYSVMPQVYHESQEKAEHVRGRHLLSLSSSRAPQRNVRKPIRIYLNYDAVGHSPDRDCKRVGDIVKLGEPPVPSAPGTPICDPHGDPPLVGDCWYNCTLEDIAGEDKKQRLRKALGQTVEWFRKALAVEPVKGNLRLSGYSACGQDGGVQLPHAYVEDGVANADLVLLVTTRPTTGNTLAWAVACERDQWGRAIAGHVNVAPRHLTAEAETLLSATLIHEVMHVLGFDPHAFTHFRDERKRRRGQVTVQTLDEKLGRMVTRVVLPRVVMHSRHHYGAFSQNFTGLELEDGGGRGTSGSHWEKRLLMNEIMTGSVDTRSVVSRMTLALLEDSGWYQANYSMAEHLDWGRNQGTEFAISPCNSWKGAYRCNTTQLSGCTYNREAEGYCPIVSYSGDLPKWAQYFPQANKGGQSSLADYCTYYVAYSDGSCTDVNSARAPDRMLGEVRGSNSRCMASTLVRTGFVRGSMTQGNGCYQHRCTNNSLEVAVDGIWKSCPQSGGPVQFPGFNGELICPAYHELCNTVPVPVTGQCPKSCSFNGDCIDGTCHCFPGFHGRDCSRRSCPDKCSGHGICKANGICECQSGWTGIDCSTAVCDEQCSLHGGVCDNGKCEFRCSDYAGYTCQKGSTILPSLSMCHDVLVRDSDGQHCAPSELSILQQLEAVVLVPNYNRLMPSGRTFLNFFNNANCAAAAKRLACWISIQRCDEDGDNRLRVCYSACELYNTACGAGLDCSDQTLFSKREEEEKGVPCTGYGEKKSFWL